One Nitrososphaerales archaeon DNA window includes the following coding sequences:
- a CDS encoding transposase: MVARRWSAEEKIRIVMEAMSTDISLADLCRKYTLNSNVFYHWKEKFIEGGKFALSGSLKNNNVNRELEAENEHLKKLIGELIVANDALKKALEGRRR; the protein is encoded by the coding sequence CAGCAGAGGAAAAGATCAGGATTGTTATGGAAGCGATGAGCACTGACATAAGCTTGGCAGATTTATGCAGAAAGTACACACTGAATTCAAACGTATTCTATCACTGGAAAGAAAAGTTCATCGAGGGAGGCAAGTTTGCACTATCTGGCTCACTCAAGAATAATAATGTAAACAGGGAGCTGGAAGCGGAGAACGAGCATCTGAAGAAGCTGATTGGAGAACTTATTGTAGCTAATGACGCTTTAAAAAAAGCTCTGGAAGGGAGGAGAAGATGA
- a CDS encoding IS3 family transposase produces MYYYRKRERNVRLDAAVVDAARRVMLERPFYGTRRMAVMLSRELGRSVNRKQVQRIFHALDWIEPAKKKADIIRTKGKVVKASRPYELWEADMSYI; encoded by the coding sequence ATGTATTACTACAGGAAGAGGGAGAGAAATGTTAGGCTGGATGCTGCTGTGGTCGATGCTGCAAGAAGGGTAATGCTTGAGAGACCATTCTATGGAACAAGGAGGATGGCAGTGATGCTATCAAGAGAGTTAGGAAGATCTGTTAACAGGAAGCAAGTTCAGCGTATATTCCACGCATTGGACTGGATTGAACCTGCTAAAAAGAAGGCAGATATCATAAGAACAAAGGGTAAGGTAGTGAAGGCGTCCAGACCATACGAGTTGTGGGAGGCCGATATGTCGTACATCTGA